Below is a window of Halarcobacter anaerophilus DNA.
GTATGTATATTAAGGTGATATCGTAATAAACCTGCAAAATGTTAAATATATTAAGAGGAGTAATGTGGACAGAAAATTGCTACAAAGATAAATTATAAAACAAGTTCAACAACCTGTACTTTTTGGCACAAATTAGGCTAAGTAAGTTTAACTATGCTGAAATTCTAGGACTATCAAACTTTGACACAAAACTCTGAACAGTCTCAAATTTTTTTCATAAACTTAAAGACCTTTCAAAAATCTGGGTCAATCCACTTTATCAAAAATAGCTTTTGCTTCTTTATTTCTCTGTTTCTTTAGTTCCATATCTATATATTTTGCTTCAATTTCAACTTTTGATTTAAAAGCTATTGTCTGTTTTCTTTTTCCTGTCGGGTTTATTTCATAGATTTTAAAACCTGCTTCATATAAAGATAATCTTACATTTGTAGCAATTGAATAGGTGGTTACTATGCAATTATTGTTTGTGCAGTTAAAGATATCTTTAAAATATTCTACGCTCCAAAGTTCAGTGTTTACTTCACTTGAAAAAGCATCTTGATAAACAATATCTATATTGTGCAAGGATTTTATATACTCTCTTGCATCTCCAATAAAAAGTTCTATTTTTATATTTTCATCTTCATATTTTTGTTTTGTTGAAAGTTGTTTTATTATATTTGACAATTCATCAAACTCTTTTGGGTATTTAAAATCTTTTAAAGAGGTTACAAGCTCTAAATCAAGCTCCGGGGAATATATTTCAAGTTTAATATCGGGAAAATATTTTTTTGCATAGTAAATCGTGCTTAATGTGTTATATCCCAAACCAAAACAGATATCAAGAATTTTTAGACTTTTTCTGTTTTTTTTGTAGTTAAAAGCAGGAATAACGTGTTTTATCAAAGACTCTTTTATTGCCCCTGTTTTTACATCATGAAAGTGTTGCTTGTATTTTGTAGAAAAGAGTGTATTTGAGCCGTCGTTGGTTTTTATAAAATCTATATTTTTGCCTTTAAAGAGGTTTCAAAGAGAATTTTCTCTTTAAAACTTTTATGAGTTTAAGCTCTCTAGTTTTTCTTCAGAGAGGTATAACTCTTTGTTTGACATAACACCTATTTTATGATTTAAAACCTCTTTTGCTATCTCTTTTGCCTCATCTAAAGAGTGCATTTTATATGAACCGCATTGATAAAGATTTAGTTCGGGAATATCTGCTTGTGATTTTACTTTTAATACATCTTCCATAGATTTTTTCCAAGCATCCGCTACTTCTTGTTCACTTGGATTTCCAAGTAAACTCATATAAAATCCCGTTCTGCATCCCATAGGTGATACATCTATAACTTCTACTTTATCAGAGTTTAAATGTTCTCTTATAAATCCTGCAAACAAGTGTTCTAAAGTGTGTACACCTTTTTCACTCATTATTGCTTTATTCGGTACGCAAAATCTTAAATCAAATACAGTAATAACATCTCCTGAAGGTGATTTCATAGTTTTTGCAACTCTTACGGCAGGTGCCGGCATAATTGTATGATCTACTCTAAAGCTGTCTAATAATGGCATTTGGTTTTCCTTTTTACCGCTTTTAGTTAAGACTAAAAGGAGTCTGTTTTTGTGATTTTATCTAAATTCCTATTTTAAAGTCTTAAATTTTGTATTTAGAGTAATCCTAAATTTTTTCTAACCATTTTTTTATAAGCTTTCATATGAACTTTTAGCATATTTGGAATAACTTCCACTCTACAAGCATGTATTATAGGTACATATTGAGGTTTTGAGTAAATAGTATCTCTATCCCTTGCCAATAAAACAAGCTTGTTCATATCATCATCAAGAGAGATATCTTCTCTATCTGAGATGGCATCGTAAACATAAAAAAACATTTTTCTGTCTTCACTGCTCATTTGGCAAGAGTCGTCCAACATTTTAAGAGCAAGTTTTGAAGCGTACTCTATCTCGATTGGTTCAAAATTATACGTTTTTGCCCAATCATAAGCTTTTTGATAAATATCCATTTGCATATCCTTTAAAAAGTAAATGCAAATTTTATTCCTGTGTTACCTCTTTTTTGATTTTCTGAAAACTGTTTTCTATATATTTAGTTGCTGTTAACTTTTGTAAATAGGCAAAGACAATAACCAAAATAACTCCGATTCCGTAAGTAAAAAAAATACTGAGAACTATAAAAACAACCAGTATCCAGACATTTAAAAGTTCTGCTTCAAAATTTAACGAAAAACTCTCTTTTGCATTTTCTACAGTCACTTTTAAATCATAAGGCAATAAATTTTTTGGGGCTTTGAATTTTTTAAAAAAGAGTTGGTTCTTTTGTGTTTCTGTATCAATAGATTGCTTTGAAAGAGTCTCTTTTAGAAGAGTGATTATTTTATCTTTTTTTTCAATATTATGTGATTTTACCTGCGTTGTAACATCAAATATTCCCATATATTTCCTTTTGAAGTTTTTAAAAGTATAACAAAAAGAGGGGATGAATTTTTTTGTATTTTGCTTATAAAATATACAAGTGTTTAAATTATCTTGTTTAAAGGCATATTTGAGCTTTTTCATTAGGTTTTGCAAATAAGAAACCTTGAGAAAAGTCGATTTTAAGCTCTTTTATAAGATTTGCAAGCTCTTTAGAATCTACAAATTCGGCAATAGTTTTTATCTGGTTCATTTTAGAAAATTCTACTATTAGTTTTATTAAATTGATATTTTCGGCATTTCCTAAAAGATTTTGAATAATGCTTCCGTCAATTTTTATAAAATCTGGGTTTAATTTTAGAATATTATTCCAATTTGAATATCCTGCTCCAAAATCATCGAGAGCAACTTTGGTTCCATACTCTTTTATTTTTTTTGTAAACTCAATCAAAATATTATAATCGGCAATATTTTCTGTTTCTAAAAACTCTATTGTTAATCTTTTTGCAATTTGGGGATTTTGTTTTAACATTGAAAAGATAAAATTGCAGGTATTTTGATTGATAATATCGATATATGAGAGGTTGATTGAAAATTCGCAAGAGGAGTTTTTAAAATCATTAAAAGCACATTCGATTATTCTATGGGTTATTTTATGATAAAGTTTAAATTTTTTTGAAACATTTATAAATTCAAAAGGTGAGATAAGTTTATCATCTTTTTTTATCCTAGCCAAAGTTTCGTATTTATATATTTCTTGAGAGTTGTTATCGTAAATACCTTGATATACGGGGATAATTTGATTTTTGTCCAATGCTTCTCTAATAATATTTAACATATCCAAAGAGTTTGTACAATAAATTTTTTGAGGATTATACGAACTTATACTTTTTTCAATAGATTTTCTTATTGCAAGAAGAGCTTCTGCTGCAGTTAAATATTTCGGTTTGGTATTAGAATAAGCAATATTTAAATGCATATAAAATTTATAAGAGTCTACTTCAAAAAGTCTCTCTTCAAACTTTGATTTAAGGGATTCTAAAACCTCTTTTATATTATCTTTATCGTAGTAAAAAGCAAATTCATCTCCGTAAATTCTATATGTGGGTTCTTTTATCTCTTCATAAACAATATCTCTTAAGCATAAAGCCGCTTTTTTAAGCAGTTCATCTGCTTTTTTAAATCCCAAATGTTTGTTAAAGTTCGTAAAATCAATAATATTTAATAAAATTAGATACTTTTTTTGGGTTTCACAAACTTTAAAGAACTCTTCACGATTTTTAAGTTCGGTTAGTGTATCTCTTTGATTACAAAAGTTTAATCTGTTTTTCACTTTTTTTAAATCAAAATATTTTTTTAGGGCATAAAACGTAGTGCAGATAGAAATAGCAATAAAGATAACGAAAAATTCATCAAGTTGAAAATGTTCATATTTTCTTGAAAGATTATAAAGATATTCAAAGCTATCAAGTGAGATCAAAACAATAGAGATTATTAGAATTGTGGATAATAATATTAACTCATCTTTATGATTTTTTAACATGTAAAAGACCTTTTGTAAGAATAAATAAATTATTTTATTTATAAAATTTATAATAATATCGTAAATATAGCATATATATGATTATAAAAATATTATTTTTTATACAATTAATAAAAATATAATTATAAATATCATTCTTAATTTTATTTTTAGAATAGAAATATTTGGATATAAAACAATTTTCAAGCAGGATATAAAGATGAAATTTAAAAAGTTATTTGTAGTAGTTTTTTTCAAAGAGGGGCATAAAATCCCTCTTTGAAATAAGATAAAAGTTGTTTTAAACTCTTGCTTCTTCTCTTCTTTGTAAGTACTCCCAATATTTATCAACTCTTTTTTGCCATTCGTCGATTAAATATTCGTTTTCAGGTTTAAACAGGTGTTTAAATCTTGGTTGGAATGCTAAATAATCTCTTACAGGTACAATATTTTTAGGTCTGTATGTAATATTTAGTTCAGTTCCGTCAACGATTTCATAAAGTGGAAATACAAGTGAATCAACAGCTAAATCTGAAGCTTCAATTGTTTCATGAGGTTGAAATTTCCATTCTGTCGTACATGCAGACATTGCATTAATAAATACAGGTCCTTTTGTAGCAAACCCTTTTTGGATTTTTTTAACCATATCTTTCCATTTATTCGGAGCAACTTGTGCAACATAAGGAGAACCGTGAGCTGCCATAATTTGAAGCATATCTTTTTTGTTTCTTTTTTCACCGTAAGATGTAGAACCGGCAGGTGCAGTTGTAGTTGAAGCTCCAATTGGTGTAGAAGAAGATCTTTGCCCTCCTGTGTTTGCATAAACTTCATTGTCTAAACAAACATACATCATATCGTGACCTCTTTCAAAACATCCTGAAATCCATTGGAAACCGATATCATAAGTAGCACCGTCTCCACCGAATGCAACGAATTTAGGTTCCGGAGTATCCGGACTGATTCTTCCTTTTTTTCTTAAAGCTTTATTCATAGCTTCAGCTCCTGCAATCGCAGTTGAACCGTTTTCAAATCCGATATGAATCCAAGAACAGTCCCAAGAAGTATGAGGATATATAGCTGTACAAACTTCTAAACAACCTGTTGAAGCTCCAACTACTAAGTTGTCGTTTGTTGCATTTAAAACTTCTCTTACAATGATTGAGTGGGCACATCCCGGACATAAAACGTGAGAACCCTCAAATCTTTCAGCCGCAGTTGAAAACGTTTTTAAGTTTTTGATTACTTTTTGATTACTCATTTTTATTCCTTACAGCTCATAAAAGCTTAATTCTGGTCCTCTAACTCCGTGAAGTCTTTGGATTTTTCCAGTTATTTTTCCATTTTCAGCATCTTTTGCCAAATCTCTAAAAATATCTTTTAACTCATGTACAGTTATATCTCTACCGCCTAATCCGTAAATTAAGTTTCTCATTACAGGTCTTGCTTCCGTATTAATCAATGCTCCTGCAACTTCATTATATAAAGCACCTACTGTTCCTCCTGGAGCTGATCTATCCATACATGCAATAGCTTTTACGTTTTGTAATTTTTGAGCTAATTGTGTTAAAGGAAAGGGTCTAAAAAGTCTTGGAGATACTACTGCTGCTTTTATACCTTCTTCTTTTAGTTCATCTGCCGCAATTGTTGCAGTTTCATATGTTGTACCTAAACAGATAATAGCAACATCTGCACCTTCAAGATTATGAGTCTCTACGATATTATATTCTCTACCTGTTAACTCTTTGAACTCTTTAAATACCTCTTCAACTACAGGAAATGCAGCTTGAAGTGCAGCATGTTGTTTTGCTTTATGCTCAAAATGCCAGTCATGTTCTGTTTGAACCCCGTGAGTTACGGGTTTTGAAAAATCCAACATAGCATTTACGGGTACATAATCTCCTATAAAGTTATAAGCAACTTCATCTTTAAGAGGTCTTACTGTTTGTGCCGTATGTGAAGTTAAAAATCCGTCTTGATTTGAAATAACAGGAAGTCTAACATCCATATGTTCACCGATTTTAAATGCCATTAATGTTAAGTCATAAGCATTTTGTGCATTAAATGAATCTAGTTGAATCCATCCTGCATCTCTTGTAAGATACATATCAGAGTGGTCACCGTTTACATTTAAAGGTGCAGCTAAAGCTCTATTCACAAGGCATAATACAGCAGGAAGTCTCATCCCCGAACATTGGTAAAGAACTTCAACCATAAGGGCACAACCTTGAGATGACGTAGCAGTCGCAACTCTTCCTCCAGCCGCCGCTGCACCCACACAGGCAGACATTGCAGCATGTTCAGATTCAACCATTATAAACTCACCGTCAACATAACCGTTTGCATGGAAAGTCGCATAGTTTTCAACAGTATTTGTAGATGGAGTAATAGGGTATGCCGCAACAACATCAACACTAGCTTGTCTTAATGCTTGTGCATTACAGGTATTACCGTCCCAAACTTCTACTTCATTTAGTTCCATTTGTTTGCTATTCATTATTCTTCACCCTTTTTTTTCTTCTCAGGCCACTTTGTAAGTGCATCTTCGTTTTTTTCAGTTTCATTAAACATTAATAGTGATTTTGGATTTGTAGGACATACTTGAACACAGATTCCGCATCCTTTACAGTGATCGTAATCTACACCTTTCATCTCTTTCTCTCTTGAGATAATTGCTGTATCCGGACAGAAAACCCAGCAGTTTTGACAGTCGATACATAGTTCACTGTTCCATACCGGTTTAATTACTCTCCAATCTCCAACATATGCATTTTTAGAGTTTGTTTCGCAATAAGTTCTATCTTCAGGTTGTGTTTCAGCCATAAGATAATCAACATTCGAATCAAAAGAGTATAATGCAGCTCCCGGAACTAATTCGTCCCATCCCATATCTTTAATTGATTTACTCATTGTTGCTCCTTAGTGTACTTCGTCATATGCTCTTTTTATAGCAATCATGTTTGCATCGATTACTTTTGGAGGCAATTTTTTTAGTACTTTTCTCATTGCATTTTGAAAATATTCAAGTTCAAACATTCCGCTGATTTTCATAAATGCACCTAACATTGGAGTATTAGGAATCGGTCTTCCTATAGTCTCTTGAGAGATTTTTAGACAGTCTAAAATATAAGTTCTATCTTCTCTTCCTTGCAGTGCAGGGACTAATTGTATCAACTCATCTTTTGTCAAGTGAGTTGTAATGATATATTGTGTTTGCTCTGTTTCATGTGCTGTAAAATCATCAGTAAATGCTAATGCCGGGTCAAGAATAAATACATAATTTGGATGCATAAACTTTTCATGATTTATGATTTGTTTATCATCTATTCTATTATATGCAGTCATTGATGCACCTCTTTTTGCAGAACCGTAGAATGCAAAAGCTTGCACTTCCTTCCCCGTCTCAGCAACAACTGAACCTAGCCCTTTAGCACCTGTTACGGCACCTTGACCAGCACGGCTGTGCCATCTAATTTCTAGCATGTTTGCTCCTAAAATTTATTTTAGCTTAATAGACTCATCTAATTTGTCTGCGCAAAGTTTATGAAAACAAAACTTAGCGTATAATTAAAATATGTAATAGTTATGTACAAAAATTGTGGAATTTTAAAATTTATTGAAATGGTGAACATATGTCCATTTTATGGGGCTTTTTAGTGAACATATGTCCACTAAAAAGCAGTTTTTGTGATAAGTTAAACTTATTATTCTTCTATTTCATCAGAGTAATCAGCTGCTGCCATTCTCTTTAATTGTCTAAATCTGTACTGAGCATCTTTTTTATTTTGTTCTAGTAAAAAGTCTGCATGTTCGGGATTTATTTTTTTAATTGATCTATATCTTGTCTCTTTCATTAAGAACTCATCATATTTTTCCCAGTCGGGTTTTTTCCCTGAGATTTTGATTGGATTTTGTCCTTGATCAATTTTTCTCGGATCAAAAGTATAAATAGGCCAATATCCGCAATCAGTTGCAAGTTTACCTTGTTCTACCGATTTCATAAGTCCACCTTGGATTCCGTGAGCAATACAAGGAGAGTACGCAATAATCAATGAAGGTCCGTCATACTCTTCAGCTTCTTTCATAGCTTGTACCGCATGTTTTTGATTTGCTCTTGAGTTAATTTGTGCAACAAAGATATTTCCGTAGGTCATAGAGATATATCCTAAGTCTTTGTTTTTATTCGGTTTCCCGTCATTTGTAAAGTCTGCAATAGAACCTGTTCTTGCCGCTTTTGAAGATTGGCCTCCCGTATTTGAGTAAACTTCAGTATCAACAACCAGCATATTTACATTCTCTCCTGTTGAGAGAACATGGTCAAGTCCTCCATATCCGATATCATATGCCCAACCGTCACCACCGATTATCCATTGAGATTTTCTTACAATGTATTTTTTAAGACTTAATAACTCTTTTACTCCAGGCAAATCTTGATTTTGTTCTAATTGAGGAACAAGTTTATCTCTGATTTCTTGAGTTTTAACTCCATTACTTCTATTTTCCAACCACTCTTTATAAAGACCTTTTAAAGGATTAGTTACTTTTTCCATAGTCTCTTGCATGATATTGCCCATTCTGTTTCTGATAGTCTCATTTGCAGCATGCATACCGTATCCAAACTCTGCCGCATCTTCAAACAGTGAATTTGCCCATGCTGGACCTTCACCTTTTGCATTCTTTGTAAACGGTGTTGAAGGTGCTGAAGCTGAATAAATAGATGAACATCCTGTAGCATTTGAAACCATCATTCTATCACCGAAGAGTTGAGTAGCAAGAGTAATATACGGAGTTTCACCGCATCCGGGACAAGCTGAGTGGAATTCAAACAGAGGTTGAGCAAATTGCGAACCTTGTACCGTATCTTTTTTAACCAAGTAGTCTTTATATGTTACATCATTAAATAGATAATCGGCATTTTCCTGTTCTTTATTTTCATCTTCAACTTCATATGGAACCATTTTAAGAGATTTCTCTTTTGTAGGACAAATATCAACACAAACATTACATCCAGTACAATCCATAATAGAGACTTGGATTTTATATTTTAAACCTTGATCTTTTGTTCCTTTTGCTTTTGCATCCAGAGAGTGTGTTTTTACGCCTTCAGGGGCACTTCCAAACTCTTCTTCATCCATTAAAAACGGTCTGATAACTGCATGCGGACACTCAAATGCACATTGGTTACATTGAATACAGGTATCTTCGTTCCATTGAGGAACCATAGTTGCGATAGCTCTTTTTTCATATTTTGTAGAACCGTTTTCAAAAGTTCCGCACTCCATTCCGAGATTTACGATTGAGGATACGGGAAGTTCATCACCTTTTGCGGCATTTACTACTTTTGCAAATTTTTCTACATATTCACTTCCGTGGTATTGAGATTTAACTACTAATTCTCCGCCTTCTAAGTTTGACCATGCAGAATCAACAGGAACTTCAACAAGTCCTTCTTCTCCCGAATCAATAGCAAGGTAGTTCATTTTTACTATCTCTTCACCTTTGTTACCGTAAGCTTTTTCTGCATACTCTTTCATATATGTTTTAGCTTCTTCATAAGGGATAATATCCGCAAGTTTAAAGAAAGCTGCTTGCATAATAGTATTTGTTCTTGTTCCTAAACCTATATCTCTTGCAATTTTAGTTGCATTGATGATATAAAATTTAACTTCTTTATCTGCAATAATTTTTTTAACTCTATCAGGAATTTTATTTGCTATCTCTTCTACTGAATAGATTGAGTTAAGTAAAAAAGTTCCTCCTTGTTTAATTCTGTCTATTACTTCATACTGCTCTAAATATATCTCTTTTGAACATGCAATAAATTTAGGTGAATTTACCAAATATGTAGATCTAATAGGATTTTTGCTAAATCTTAGGTGAGATCTCGTATAACCGCCGCTTTTTTTAGAGTCGTATGCAAAATATGCTTGAGCATAAAGATCTGTTTTATCCCCTATAATTTTTACGGAGTTTTTATTAGCTCCTACAGTACCGTCTGCTCCAAGTCCGTAAAATAAACATTCACTTACATCTTCAACAACGGAAATACTCTCTTTTACATCTATAGAAGTAAAAGTTACATCATCATTAATACCTACCGTAAAGTGATTTTTTGGATTTTGGCTTGCTAGGTTATCAAATAAAGCAATAATTTGGTTAGGCGGAACATCTTTTGATGATAAACCGTATCTTCCACCTATAATAAGAGGTTTTTTCTCTTGTTCATAGAATACTGCTTTTACATCTAAAAATAACGGTTCTCCTAAACTTCCCGCTTCTTTTGTTCTGTCAATTACACAAATTCTCTCTACAGAATCAGGAAGTGCATCCATAAAATATTTTGTACTAAAAGGTCTAAATAGATGTACGATTAGTAATCCTACTTTTCTTCCTTCAGTTTTTCTTAGGAAATCAACGGTTTCTCTGATAGTTTCATTTACCGAACCCATTGCTACAATTATATCTGTAGCTTCTGGATCTCCGTAAAAAGTAAAAGGAGCATAATCTCTTCCTGTTACTTTTGAAATCTCTTTCATATAATTATTTACGATATCAGGTAAAGCTTCATAATATTTATTTGCAGCTTCTCTTCCTTGGAAGTAGATATCATCGTTTTGTGCGGTACCTCTTGTTACGGGAGATTCCGGATTAAGTGAAGTATCTCTGAATCTTTGTACTGCATCATAATCGATTAATCTGTCAAAAACTTCATAAGGCATCACTTCAACTTTATTTATTTCATGAGATGTTCTAAATCCGTCAAAGAAGTGTAAAAAAGGGACTCTTCCTTTTATTGCAGATAGATGCGCAACCCCGCCTAAGTCCATAACTTCTTGAACCGAAGATGTTGACATCATTGCAAAACCCGTAGCTCTCGTACTCATTACATCTTGGTGGTCTCCGAAAATCGATAAAGCGTGAGTTGCCAAAGAACGAGCTGCCACATGAATAACACCCGGTAATAACTGTCCTGCAACTTTATACATATTAGGAATTTTAAGAAGTAGACCTTGAGAGGCGGTAAAAGTAGTTGTTAAAGCACCTGCTTGAAGTGAACCGTGAAAAGTTCCCGCAGCACCTGCTTCACTTTGCATTTCTATAACTTTTACTGTAGAACCGAAAAGATTTTTTTTACCTTGAGTTGCCCATTTTTCTACATTATCACCCATTTGTGATGAGGGCGTAATAGGATAAACACCGGCAACTTCCGTAAAAGCGTATGATACATATGAAGCTGCCTCATTACCGTCCATTGTAGCAAATTTTTTTGACATTTGATATCCTTCAAATATAGTAATTCTTATGTTTTGATATTAATTAAACTTAACTTATATACTCTTGAATATTAACAGAAATAAGTTTATATTAATTAATATAATTAATTAACTACACAATTTATGAAGAATTTAAGTTTTGCTTTTAGCTTTCAGATAATTTTTTTATAAGTTTAACTGCTTCTAAGGGGTTATTTGCAATATACGAAGTATGCTCTTTTAAACTCTCTTCTTTTCCGTAACCGCATAAAACACCAATAGAGTTTATACCTGCACTGTTTGCAGCTATTAAATCAAGTTCAGTATCTCCTACCATCCAGATATCACAAGTATTTTTTATGTTCATTAGGTCTAAGGTTTTATGAATAGGTTCAGGATGAGGTTTGGGATTTTCTACATGCTCTCTTCCTGTTACAAACTCGAAATATTTCATTAGTTCAAGGTGCTCTAAAAGTTCTTGACTATATATTCCCGTTTTTGTAGTAACAACCGAAAGTCTGGCAAAGGTATTTGCAAGTTCTATTGCCTCTTTTGCAAAT
It encodes the following:
- a CDS encoding HAD family hydrolase, producing the protein MEKIILFDLDGTLIDSTDAIVSTFHHSFEKMNYDFKGDDEDIKSLIGYPLDIMFQELGVEQEVVWDYVDTYKKRYKEISKQQTELLQFAKEAIELANTFARLSVVTTKTGIYSQELLEHLELMKYFEFVTGREHVENPKPHPEPIHKTLDLMNIKNTCDIWMVGDTELDLIAANSAGINSIGVLCGYGKEESLKEHTSYIANNPLEAVKLIKKLSES
- a CDS encoding 2-oxoacid:ferredoxin oxidoreductase subunit alpha; this encodes MNSKQMELNEVEVWDGNTCNAQALRQASVDVVAAYPITPSTNTVENYATFHANGYVDGEFIMVESEHAAMSACVGAAAAGGRVATATSSQGCALMVEVLYQCSGMRLPAVLCLVNRALAAPLNVNGDHSDMYLTRDAGWIQLDSFNAQNAYDLTLMAFKIGEHMDVRLPVISNQDGFLTSHTAQTVRPLKDEVAYNFIGDYVPVNAMLDFSKPVTHGVQTEHDWHFEHKAKQHAALQAAFPVVEEVFKEFKELTGREYNIVETHNLEGADVAIICLGTTYETATIAADELKEEGIKAAVVSPRLFRPFPLTQLAQKLQNVKAIACMDRSAPGGTVGALYNEVAGALINTEARPVMRNLIYGLGGRDITVHELKDIFRDLAKDAENGKITGKIQRLHGVRGPELSFYEL
- a CDS encoding 4Fe-4S binding protein yields the protein MSKSIKDMGWDELVPGAALYSFDSNVDYLMAETQPEDRTYCETNSKNAYVGDWRVIKPVWNSELCIDCQNCWVFCPDTAIISREKEMKGVDYDHCKGCGICVQVCPTNPKSLLMFNETEKNEDALTKWPEKKKKGEE
- a CDS encoding pyruvate flavodoxin oxidoreductase subunit gamma; protein product: MLEIRWHSRAGQGAVTGAKGLGSVVAETGKEVQAFAFYGSAKRGASMTAYNRIDDKQIINHEKFMHPNYVFILDPALAFTDDFTAHETEQTQYIITTHLTKDELIQLVPALQGREDRTYILDCLKISQETIGRPIPNTPMLGAFMKISGMFELEYFQNAMRKVLKKLPPKVIDANMIAIKRAYDEVH
- a CDS encoding tRNA (5-methylaminomethyl-2-thiouridine)(34)-methyltransferase MnmD, with amino-acid sequence MIKHVIPAFNYKKNRKSLKILDICFGLGYNTLSTIYYAKKYFPDIKLEIYSPELDLELVTSLKDFKYPKEFDELSNIIKQLSTKQKYEDENIKIELFIGDAREYIKSLHNIDIVYQDAFSSEVNTELWSVEYFKDIFNCTNNNCIVTTYSIATNVRLSLYEAGFKIYEINPTGKRKQTIAFKSKVEIEAKYIDMELKKQRNKEAKAIFDKVD
- the nifJ gene encoding pyruvate:ferredoxin (flavodoxin) oxidoreductase yields the protein MSKKFATMDGNEAASYVSYAFTEVAGVYPITPSSQMGDNVEKWATQGKKNLFGSTVKVIEMQSEAGAAGTFHGSLQAGALTTTFTASQGLLLKIPNMYKVAGQLLPGVIHVAARSLATHALSIFGDHQDVMSTRATGFAMMSTSSVQEVMDLGGVAHLSAIKGRVPFLHFFDGFRTSHEINKVEVMPYEVFDRLIDYDAVQRFRDTSLNPESPVTRGTAQNDDIYFQGREAANKYYEALPDIVNNYMKEISKVTGRDYAPFTFYGDPEATDIIVAMGSVNETIRETVDFLRKTEGRKVGLLIVHLFRPFSTKYFMDALPDSVERICVIDRTKEAGSLGEPLFLDVKAVFYEQEKKPLIIGGRYGLSSKDVPPNQIIALFDNLASQNPKNHFTVGINDDVTFTSIDVKESISVVEDVSECLFYGLGADGTVGANKNSVKIIGDKTDLYAQAYFAYDSKKSGGYTRSHLRFSKNPIRSTYLVNSPKFIACSKEIYLEQYEVIDRIKQGGTFLLNSIYSVEEIANKIPDRVKKIIADKEVKFYIINATKIARDIGLGTRTNTIMQAAFFKLADIIPYEEAKTYMKEYAEKAYGNKGEEIVKMNYLAIDSGEEGLVEVPVDSAWSNLEGGELVVKSQYHGSEYVEKFAKVVNAAKGDELPVSSIVNLGMECGTFENGSTKYEKRAIATMVPQWNEDTCIQCNQCAFECPHAVIRPFLMDEEEFGSAPEGVKTHSLDAKAKGTKDQGLKYKIQVSIMDCTGCNVCVDICPTKEKSLKMVPYEVEDENKEQENADYLFNDVTYKDYLVKKDTVQGSQFAQPLFEFHSACPGCGETPYITLATQLFGDRMMVSNATGCSSIYSASAPSTPFTKNAKGEGPAWANSLFEDAAEFGYGMHAANETIRNRMGNIMQETMEKVTNPLKGLYKEWLENRSNGVKTQEIRDKLVPQLEQNQDLPGVKELLSLKKYIVRKSQWIIGGDGWAYDIGYGGLDHVLSTGENVNMLVVDTEVYSNTGGQSSKAARTGSIADFTNDGKPNKNKDLGYISMTYGNIFVAQINSRANQKHAVQAMKEAEEYDGPSLIIAYSPCIAHGIQGGLMKSVEQGKLATDCGYWPIYTFDPRKIDQGQNPIKISGKKPDWEKYDEFLMKETRYRSIKKINPEHADFLLEQNKKDAQYRFRQLKRMAAADYSDEIEE
- a CDS encoding EAL domain-containing protein; this translates as MLKNHKDELILLSTILIISIVLISLDSFEYLYNLSRKYEHFQLDEFFVIFIAISICTTFYALKKYFDLKKVKNRLNFCNQRDTLTELKNREEFFKVCETQKKYLILLNIIDFTNFNKHLGFKKADELLKKAALCLRDIVYEEIKEPTYRIYGDEFAFYYDKDNIKEVLESLKSKFEERLFEVDSYKFYMHLNIAYSNTKPKYLTAAEALLAIRKSIEKSISSYNPQKIYCTNSLDMLNIIREALDKNQIIPVYQGIYDNNSQEIYKYETLARIKKDDKLISPFEFINVSKKFKLYHKITHRIIECAFNDFKNSSCEFSINLSYIDIINQNTCNFIFSMLKQNPQIAKRLTIEFLETENIADYNILIEFTKKIKEYGTKVALDDFGAGYSNWNNILKLNPDFIKIDGSIIQNLLGNAENINLIKLIVEFSKMNQIKTIAEFVDSKELANLIKELKIDFSQGFLFAKPNEKAQICL
- the luxS gene encoding S-ribosylhomocysteine lyase, yielding MPLLDSFRVDHTIMPAPAVRVAKTMKSPSGDVITVFDLRFCVPNKAIMSEKGVHTLEHLFAGFIREHLNSDKVEVIDVSPMGCRTGFYMSLLGNPSEQEVADAWKKSMEDVLKVKSQADIPELNLYQCGSYKMHSLDEAKEIAKEVLNHKIGVMSNKELYLSEEKLESLNS
- a CDS encoding thiamine pyrophosphate-dependent enzyme — protein: MSNQKVIKNLKTFSTAAERFEGSHVLCPGCAHSIIVREVLNATNDNLVVGASTGCLEVCTAIYPHTSWDCSWIHIGFENGSTAIAGAEAMNKALRKKGRISPDTPEPKFVAFGGDGATYDIGFQWISGCFERGHDMMYVCLDNEVYANTGGQRSSSTPIGASTTTAPAGSTSYGEKRNKKDMLQIMAAHGSPYVAQVAPNKWKDMVKKIQKGFATKGPVFINAMSACTTEWKFQPHETIEASDLAVDSLVFPLYEIVDGTELNITYRPKNIVPVRDYLAFQPRFKHLFKPENEYLIDEWQKRVDKYWEYLQRREEARV